The Acinetobacter lwoffii genomic sequence TTTCAACTATTTTTCCTGCAATATAGTGTAAAATCTAGAAAATTTTTTTCTGGAAGGAAGATCATGTCGCAGCTTTCAACAATCATTGAACAAGCGTTTGAAGACCGTGCGAATTTTACAGCTGCAGATTGCTCTGCTGAAATTCGTCAAGCAGTAGAGGAAGTAATTGCTGGTCTAGACAATGGTACTTTACGTGTTGCTGAAAAAATCGATGGTGAATGGGTTGTTCATCAATGGATTAAAAAAGCGGTATTGTTATCATTTAAATTAAACGACAACAAACCAATGGAAGCTTGTGATCTTCGTTTCTATGACAAAGTAGAGACTAAATTCTCAGGTTGGACTGAAGAACAATTCAAGGCTGCTGGCGTACGTGTTGTACCGCCTGCTGTTGCACGTAAAGGTTCTTTCCAGGCTAAAGGCGTGATCTTGATGCCTTCTTATGTCAACATTGGTGCTTATGTAGATGAAGGCACGATGGTTGATACCTGGGCAACTGTAGGTTCATGTGCACAAATCGGTAAAAATGTTCACTTGTCAGGTGGTGTAGGTATTGGTGGTGTGCTTGAACCGCTTCAAGCGAATCCAACCATTATTGAAGATAACTGCTTTATCGGTGCACGTTCTGAAATTGTGGAAGGCGTAATCGTTGAAGAAGG encodes the following:
- the dapD gene encoding 2,3,4,5-tetrahydropyridine-2,6-dicarboxylate N-succinyltransferase, whose protein sequence is MSQLSTIIEQAFEDRANFTAADCSAEIRQAVEEVIAGLDNGTLRVAEKIDGEWVVHQWIKKAVLLSFKLNDNKPMEACDLRFYDKVETKFSGWTEEQFKAAGVRVVPPAVARKGSFQAKGVILMPSYVNIGAYVDEGTMVDTWATVGSCAQIGKNVHLSGGVGIGGVLEPLQANPTIIEDNCFIGARSEIVEGVIVEEGSVISMGVFIGQSTKIYDRATGEIHYGRVPAGSVVVAGSLPSKCGTYSLYAAIIVKKVDAQTRSKTSLNDLLRED